From Abiotrophia defectiva ATCC 49176:
AGTCTGGTCATCTTGCTCTGGCTCTATCACTCGCCAAATGGCTGCTCACAAGGTTATCTGGCCGAGAAGACCCAGTCCACCAAACAGGTAGTCCACGCTACTATTAAGAGCTGGCTAGCCAAGGGCTATGTCAGCCTATGTTCAAACACGAAAGACAAGCGGCAGAAGAAGGTGTGCCTGACGCCAGAGGGTTTGGCCTTTGCTGAGCCTATTATCAGCCGCCTACATGCCATGGAGCAAGCGGCTATGGCTGATTTTTCGGAGCAAGAATTGGACCAGCTGGTCGCCTTAAGCTCACGCTATGCAACCGCCTTAGAGGCTCAAATGAAGGAGATGACCTTATGATAAGATTTGAAGCAGTAAGTAAAGAATTTGACGGAGCACGAGCCCTAGATAATTTGACTTTTGAGATAGAAGCAGGGGAGTTTTTCATCTTAGTTGGTAAAAGTGGGAGCGGCAAGACCACCACGCTTAAGATGATTAACCGCCTGATTGAGCCGAGTCAGGGCAAAATCTATCGGAATAATCAAGCCATTAAAGACCTTGACCTTAGAAGCTTGCGCCTGGATACAGGTTATGTCCTCCAGCAAGGGGCGCTCTTTCCAAATTTGACGGTGGAAGAGAATATCGAACTCATCCCTGAAATGAAAAAATGGCCCAAGGCCAAGCGCCAGCAAGCCGTCCAGGACTTAATGACTAAGGTAGGCTTGGCGCCAGACAAATATAAGGGCCGTTATCCAAGTCAACTGTCAGGTGGGGAACAGCAGCGGGTAGGGATCCTGCGAGCTATCATCTCTCAGCCTCAATTATTGTTAATGGATGAACCTTTTAGTGCCTTAGACCCCGTTTCTAAGACCCAGCTCCAGGATTTAATCAAGCAATTGCACCAAGAATTAGGCCTGACTATCGTTTTCGTCACCCATGATATGCGGGAAGCTCTTAAATTAGGGGACCGGATTTGCGTCATGCACGAAGGGCAGATTCTGCAAATGGCGGATCCTGCCACTATCCTAGCAGAACCAGCCAATGAGACAGTCGCCCAATTCTTTAAGGGAGGTGAGCAGCATGCATAACTTAGTAGAGGTCTTTATTAATCGTTTTGCTGATTGGCAGACGGCTATTTGGCAACATCTGCAAATATCCTTAGCAGCCCTCTTGCTAGCCATTTTGATTGCTGTACCACTCTCCATTATTCTGGTTAACTATCGTCGTTTGGCGTCTTGGATGCTGCAGTTAACGGGGATTGTGCAGACTATTCCCTCACTGGCAATCTTGGGCTTACTGATTCCCTTTATTGGGATTGGAACTCTGCCGGCTATTGTGACCCTGGTGGTTTACGGGCTCTTTCCAATTGTGCAAAATACCATCACTGCCTTCTGGGAGTTAGACCCTCAATTGGAAGAGGCAGCAACAGCCTTTGGTATGACGCGCTGGGAAAAACTAGGTAAGTATCAGCTTGCTCTGGCCATGCCGGTCATGATGTCTGGCATTCGGACGGCCGCCGTCATGATTATCGGGACTGCGACTTTGGCGGCCTTGATTGGGGCAGGGGGCTTGGGTAGCCTCATTCTCTTAGGGATTGACCGCAATGATTCCGCCTTAATCTTGATAGGGGCCATTAGCTCGGCATTCTTGGCAGTCGTCATTAGCTTAATTCTGGGCGGGCTGACAAAGCGGCGTCCTAAGACCTTGCTTTTAAGCTTCTTAACAACAGCGATCTTAGTGGTGGCAAGCTTTGCCCAACCATATTTCCTACCAATGGGCAACAACAAGTTGATTATTGCGGGTAAATTAGGGGCCGAACCTGACATCTTGATTCATCTCTATAAGGAGTTAATTGAACAAGATAGCCACCTGCAAGTCGAAGTTAAGCCAAACTTTGGTAAGACCTCCTTCCTCTATGAGGCCCTTAAGGCCGGCAGTATCGATATCTATCCTGAATTCTCCGGGACCATTACCGCTTCGCTTCTAACCAATCCGCCCCAGTTAGCCAATGACCAAGAGGCGGTTTATGAGGCGGCGCGGGATGGTATCTACCAACAAGATAAGTTAATTTATCTCAAGCCTATGGCCTACCAAAATACCTATGCCATCGCGGTCAAAGAAGCCTATGCTATGGAGCATGGCTTAGAAAACATTTCGGACTTGAAGAAGGTAGAATCGACAGCTCGCACTGGTTTCTCCTTGGAGTTTAACGATCGGCCCGATGGTAAAAAAGGTCTGGAGTCCCTCTACGGCCTGAAGCTTAACATTCAAACCATGGAACCAGCCTTGCGTTATCAAGCGCTAGAACAAGATAAACTAGATGTCATCGAAGTTTATTCGACGGATAGTCAGATTATCAAGTATGGCCTCAAGCTCTTGCAAGATGACAAACACCTCTTCCCACCATACCAAGGGGCGCCACTCTTACGGGAGGAAACCCTCAAGCAACATCCTGAGTTAGAGGGCATCCTCAACAAACTCCATAATAAGATTACGGCTACCGAGATGGCTACCATGAACTATCAAGTTGACGTGGAAGGCAAATCAGCCAAGGAAGTGGCCCATGACTTCTTATTACGCCAAGGCCTACTTAAGTAGGGGGAAAAACTAAAAGATGTGGACTTGGACTTTTCTAAGAAGTCACTTCTAGCAGTTGACTTTGCTAGCGGGATGGTCTATAATATGACTGTTGTTTATGTGTAGCACCACATCTGCAACCGCGCAAGTTGAGTCTAAGTGCCATTTGGCCACTTAACATGGCGAGTCTAAGTGCAGGGGATTAACCCCGAAAGAAAAATAAAGGAGGTGCTTGAATGTACGCAATTATCAAAACAGGCGGAAAGCAAGTAAAAGTAGAAGTAGGTCAAACAATCTTCGTTGAAAAACTCAACGCAGAAGCAGGCGAAACTGTTACCTTTGACCAAGTAGTCTTAGTAGGTGGCGAATCAACTAAAGTTGGGACTCCATTAGTAGAAGGCGCTTCTGTAGTGGCTAAAGTTGAAAAACAAGGCCGTGCTAAGAAAGTCGTAACGTTTAAATACAAACGTCGTAAAGACTCTCATCGCAAACAAGGTCACCGTCAACCTTACACTAAATTAGTTGTTGAAGCGATTAACGCTTAATTCTTATGATTAAGATCAAAGGCCAAGTGGATACCAAAGGCGCTATCCGTCAACTTGAACTGTCCGGTCATGCCGGTGCAGGAGAGTATGGCGAGGATATTGTCTGTGCGGCAGTATCAAGCCAGGTTATCTCAGTAGAGAATTCACTTGAACGATTAGTCGGGTTGCCCTACGACGTCCAAGTCGATGAGGTAGCAGGTGGCTACTTGAAGCTGACGGTTCCGGCTTGTTCTAACAAGCAACAGGAGCATGATGCGCAAGTCTTATTGCGTCATTTGGTGTATGCTTTGGAAGTCTTGGCTGACAATTATCCAGAGTTTATACACTTGAAGATTAACCAAGCAAAATAGGAGGTGCTCGAGAATGTTGAAATTAAACTTACAATTATTCGCCCACAAAAAAGGGGGGGGTTCGACTTCGAACGGTCGTGACTCTCGTGCAAAACGTTTAGGTGCTAAAGCAGCTGACGGCCAAACCATCACTGGTGGTTCTATCTTATACCGTCAACGCGGTACTAAAATCCACCCAGGGGTAAACGTTGGTAAAGGTGGCGACGACACATTGTTCGCATTAGTGGACGGCGTGGTACGTTTCGAACGTAAAGGTCGCGACAAGAAACAAGTTTCTGTCTACCCAGTAGCAGTTGAAGCTTAATAATGAGAGAGGTTAGGACCTAGTCCTAGCCTCTTTTTTGCTTCTTACTTAAGTGTAAAATCTGGCTCTATGCCCATTTGCCGGGCTTTTGAGTAGCTATGGGTTTCTTCATGCTCAGTCCTATGGTATAATATGTGTACTATGTAGGGAGGCCTATCACAGCATGCAAAAAGCAAAGCATCCGAATCATGCCAAGCAGTCAGGACAGCGCTTCTTGGCCCAGATTCGCTATAACTTCAGCCGTATGGATTGGTGGATACTCTTGATTGTCGGTCTATTGAGTGTCTATAGCCTGATTATGGTCTATAGTTCAACACAATATTTATTGGAGAACGGAGCAACAGTTCCCACGCCGCTGCACTATCTTAGCCGTCAAATGTTTGGGATTGGCTTAGGGCTAGCGGTATCGGCAGTGGCTATTTGCCTGCCTTATCGACTCTATATTGAGCCTTTCTGGCTCTTTACAGCCAATGGCCTGATTGCCTTCTTAATCTTACTGACGCGTTTTATCGGGGTATCCGGTGGTGGGGCCAAAAGTTGGCTCAGCTTTATGGGCTTGAACTTCCAACCAGGTGAGTTGGCTAAGATTGGTTTGATTCTCTTGATGGGTGTTCTCTGTGTCAAGTCAAGACGTGAAGTGCTACTGACTAAAGAACGTTGGTTTGCCAATATGGACTATGAATCTGTCATTTCCATCGGTTTGATGCTTTTGGATTTAGTCCTCATTTTTTTCCAGCCTGATATGGGGATGTTTATGATTATTTCAGCCACTTTATTGTTGGTGGCCTTAGCCTTAATCATGAATAGCAAAACCCAAAAAGGCGTCTTATTAGCACTTGCATTAGTAGGTGTCGGGCTTGTCACCTGGATTTATACCAATGCGGATAAACTGGCGACCAGTGACCAATATCAATTACGGCGTTTTGGTTCCTTTGTTAACCCCTTTAAGTATGCTAAAGCAGCGGGTTACCAATTAGTTAACGCCTATATCGCCATTAGCCGTGGTGGTCTCTTTGGTCGGGGGATTGGTCATTCCTTGACCAAACAAGAAGGTTTACCAGCGGGTCATACGGACTATATTCTGGCAGTGATTGGGGAAGAGTCAGGCCTAGTTGGCCTCGTGTTGGTAGTACTTCTACTATCGGCCTTAATCTTTCTCTGTTTCCGTTGGGCCGCCAAGAGTCAAGACACTTTCCGACGCGCTGTCTTCACCGGGATTGGCTGTCTGCTCTTAGTTCAATCAAGCCTCAATATCGGTGGGGTATCCGGCTTGGTGCCTCTGACCGGGGTTACCTTACCCTTTGTCTCCTATGGGGGGACCAGTATGGTCTTGACTATGATGTTGGTCGGGGTCTTACAAGTCATGATTATTGAAGAAAAGCGGGTCTTAGAAGCGCAAGTTTCGCAAGTAAAGGAGGACTATCATGGAATTTAAGATGGTCAAGCGTAAAGAGCTTATTGTCTGGCTCTATTCCTTGAAACAAGTCAAGAATATTCGAAAATACGGTCATGTTCACTATATTAGTGATCGTCTACGTTATGTGGTACTCTACGTCAATGCCAATCAAGTAGACCAAGTGACCCAACAACTCAATCGCCTACACTTCGTACGTAAGGTGGAAGGTTCCATGCGCGATGATATCGACATGACCTTTAAGGATGCTATTCCTAACCGCAAGGATCCGGACCTCAAGCCAGAGAGCGAGAAGGGCAACTTGGCCGGCCAACACAAGGATAATTTCTTATCTGATTTGGCCTCTTCGCTAGATAAGAACGAGGCGGCCTCTGAGAGTGGGGCGCCAGCATGAGAGTAGTCGCAGGTCGTTATGGCAGCCGTCCACTTAAGCCTGTTCCAGGTCTCAACACGCGGCCTACTACCGACAAGATTAAGGAAGCCATCTTCTCATCCTTGGGTGGCTTTTTTGATGGCGGCCTTTGCCTGGATTTCTATGGGGGCAGCGGGGCTCTAGCTATTGAAGCGGTCTCTCGTGGTATGGACCGCGCGGTCATGACGGAAAAGTACCGTCCGGCCTTACAGACCATTAAGCAAAATGTCGCCATGACCAAGGAAGAAGACCGCTTTACAGTTTTGGCAGGAGACAATCGCAAGAGTCTTCAAAGCCTAAAAGTCTCAGAAGCAGACTTGGTCTTTGACTTGGTCTTATTAGATCCACCCTATGCCAAACAGAAACTAGTAGAGGATATGGAATGGTTGCAAACCCAAGGCATAATTGGTCCCGAGACGACCCTGGTCTGCGAGACCGATGATGTGACGGACTTGCCAGAGGTCATTGCCGGCTATCAACGCTATCAACACAAACGCTATGGCCAAACCCGGATTCATTTCTACGGGATGCCAGAAGCGGATTAAGGAGGAAGGCCTATGGCCGACAGACAAGAAACCGTGGCCCTCTTTGCAGGGAGTTTTGATCCCATTACCTTGGGACATGTGGATTTGATTGAACGGGCCAGTCGCCTTTTCAATCGTCTCTATGTGGTGGTGGGAGTTAATGCCCTCAAACAGCCACTCTTCAGCTTAGAAGAGCGCTTAGGCCATTTACAGGCTTGCTTGGGTCATTTACCTAATGTGTCAATCCAGGTGCTAGAAGGCCAACTCATGGCCGACCTAGCCAAAGAACTTGGGGCCACTTGCCTAGTTCGCGGTCTGCGCCATTCAGGGGATTATGTCTATGAATTACCCATTGCCCAAGCCAATCGGGGCCTCAATCCTGACCTGGAGACCATTTTCCTGCAAGCCCAGCCAGCCTATCAGCACATTAGCTCTAGCCTGGTCAAGGAGATTGCCAGCTATGGCGGCGATTTGACCAGTTTGGTGCCAGCTAACCTTCTTGGTCCTCTCCAGTCTAAATATCAAAGTAAAGAAAGCGACTGAATCTAGGGATTCAGCGCTTTTTTAAATGGGCTAAATGACGCCTTTTTCCTTTATTTTAGGGCTAAGGATTGGTAAAATAAAAGAGATGTCAAAAGAGAAAGAGGGAGACCATGAAGCTATTATTTGTTGGCGATATTGTGGGCACAGCGGGTATGGAGGCCTTAACTAGCTATCTGCCTTATCTTAAGCAAACCCACCGGCCCCAAGTAACCATCGTCAATGCAGAGAATGCCGCCGATGGCCGAGGCTTGACCGAGAAACTCTACAAGCAAATTTTAAGCCTGGGTGTAGAAGCTATTACCCTGGGTAACCACGCCTTTGATAACCGGGACCTCTATCACTTCATCGAAGGAGCCAAGCCTTTGGTCCGTCCGGCTAACTTGCCAGCCACGACGCCAGGCAAGGGCATCCATTATGTGCGCTATAACCAACATCAAGTGGCGGTCATTAATGTCCTGGGCACTGTTTTTATGAACCCAGTCACCAGTCCCTTTCTCATGATTGATGAACTAGTAGATCAGGCCCGTAAGCAAACGCCTTTTATCTTTGTAGATTGCCATGCGGAAGCGACTAGCGAGAAGTTGGCCCTGGCCCACTATTTAGATGGCCGCGTGTCTGCTGTTGTTGGGACCCATACCCATGTTCAAACCAATGATGCCAAGGTCTTGGCAGGAGGCACTGCCAGTCTGACTGACGTGGGCATGACAGGAGCCCAAGACAGTATCCTGGGCTTTGCGGCCAAGGAAGTCATTCAGCGCTTCACCAGTCAGTTGCCAACACGCCTAGTTCAAGAAAACAAGGGGCCATTGGTGCTCAGTGCCTGCTTGATTGATTTAGATGATAAGACAGGGCTTGCCAAGTCCATCGTGCCTATTCAGGTGACTCAGGAGTCCCTAAGCAAATACTATTAAGAAGGGAGGACACCCTCCGTGGCTGCAGAAGCTAAAATGACGCCCATGATGGCGCAATATCATGAAATTAAAGCCCAATATCCGGATGCCTTCCTTTTCTATCGTTTGGGGGACTTCTATGAGATGTTCTTCGACGATGCCCTTAAGGCTGCCAAGATACTGGAAATTACCTTGACCTCCCGTAATAAGAAGGCTGACAATCCCATTCCCATGTGTGGGGTTCCTTATCATTCCGCCAAAGACTATATCAAACGTTTGATTGAGTCGGGTAATAAGGTGGCCATCTGCGAGCAGGTGGAAGATCCTAAATTAACCAAGGGCATGGTCAAACGGGAAGTGGTTCAAGTCATTACCCCTGGGACCCTTATTGAAGAAGAAGCTCTTGAAGTTAAGGAGAATAACTACTTAGTAGCCTTGCGCCAGGAAGGCCAGATCTTCTACCTGGCGGCCATTGATGTCTCTACTGGGGAAATTAAAGTCACCCAAACACCAAGACAAGCTCAACTCTTTAGCGAGCTCTATGCCCTCAAGCCAAGCGAGATGGTAGTCGATAGCAGTTTGGATGCTGATATCAAAGACCAAATCAGCCAGCAATTGGCTATTTATCTGTCTAGCTTTGACTTGACCGACCAGACGGAAGTTGGGACCCAGTGGCTGCTAGACCAAGCCAGCCCTCAAGAAGCCAGCCTCTTGAATCTCCTGCTAGCTTATCTTTACAGCATTCAAAAACAAGCCCTAGGCCATCTACAACCCGTAGTCCGCTATGCTTTAGCCGATTATCTGCAGATGAATCATTTTGCTAAAAGTCAGTTGGAATTAACCAAGTCTCTGAGAACAGGGCGTAAGAAGGGCAGTCTGCTCTGGTTGATTGATCATACCAAGACGGCCATGGGTGGCCGCATGCTGCATCAGTGGCTGGAAAAGCCCCTGATTGACGAAGGTATTTTGCGACAGCGCCACCAACAGGTGGCTCAGCTCATGTCGGCCTACTTCGAACGTTTAGACTTGATTGCAGCCTTTGAGACCGTCTATGACTTGGAGCGACTGGTGACGCGGATTAGTCTAGGGACTGCCAATGCTCGTGACGTGGACCATCTGCGCCAATCCCTTGGTCAGATTCCGCATATTAACCGGATTTTAGACGGACTCAATGCTAGCCAGAATCAGGTGCTCTTTGAGCGCTTGCCGGATTTTCAGGAGCTCTATCAGCTCATTGATACAGTTTTAGCGGATGAACCCCCAATATCAGTGACCGAAGGCAATATCATTCGGCCGGGCTACCATGAGGAATTGGACCAATACCGGGATGCCTTGGCTAATGGCCACCAATGGTTAGCAGAATTACAGCAACGTGAACGTGAGAGAACGGGGCTTAAGACCCTCAAAGTCGGCTACAACAAGGTTTTTGGCTACTACATTGAAATGAGCCGCCTTCAATCAGCTAACTTTGATGATCCGCGCTATATCCGCAAGCAAACCC
This genomic window contains:
- the coaD gene encoding pantetheine-phosphate adenylyltransferase: MADRQETVALFAGSFDPITLGHVDLIERASRLFNRLYVVVGVNALKQPLFSLEERLGHLQACLGHLPNVSIQVLEGQLMADLAKELGATCLVRGLRHSGDYVYELPIAQANRGLNPDLETIFLQAQPAYQHISSSLVKEIASYGGDLTSLVPANLLGPLQSKYQSKESD
- a CDS encoding TIGR00282 family metallophosphoesterase; protein product: MKLLFVGDIVGTAGMEALTSYLPYLKQTHRPQVTIVNAENAADGRGLTEKLYKQILSLGVEAITLGNHAFDNRDLYHFIEGAKPLVRPANLPATTPGKGIHYVRYNQHQVAVINVLGTVFMNPVTSPFLMIDELVDQARKQTPFIFVDCHAEATSEKLALAHYLDGRVSAVVGTHTHVQTNDAKVLAGGTASLTDVGMTGAQDSILGFAAKEVIQRFTSQLPTRLVQENKGPLVLSACLIDLDDKTGLAKSIVPIQVTQESLSKYY
- the rsmD gene encoding 16S rRNA (guanine(966)-N(2))-methyltransferase RsmD, producing MRVVAGRYGSRPLKPVPGLNTRPTTDKIKEAIFSSLGGFFDGGLCLDFYGGSGALAIEAVSRGMDRAVMTEKYRPALQTIKQNVAMTKEEDRFTVLAGDNRKSLQSLKVSEADLVFDLVLLDPPYAKQKLVEDMEWLQTQGIIGPETTLVCETDDVTDLPEVIAGYQRYQHKRYGQTRIHFYGMPEAD
- a CDS encoding ABC transporter permease/substrate-binding protein, with the protein product MHNLVEVFINRFADWQTAIWQHLQISLAALLLAILIAVPLSIILVNYRRLASWMLQLTGIVQTIPSLAILGLLIPFIGIGTLPAIVTLVVYGLFPIVQNTITAFWELDPQLEEAATAFGMTRWEKLGKYQLALAMPVMMSGIRTAAVMIIGTATLAALIGAGGLGSLILLGIDRNDSALILIGAISSAFLAVVISLILGGLTKRRPKTLLLSFLTTAILVVASFAQPYFLPMGNNKLIIAGKLGAEPDILIHLYKELIEQDSHLQVEVKPNFGKTSFLYEALKAGSIDIYPEFSGTITASLLTNPPQLANDQEAVYEAARDGIYQQDKLIYLKPMAYQNTYAIAVKEAYAMEHGLENISDLKKVESTARTGFSLEFNDRPDGKKGLESLYGLKLNIQTMEPALRYQALEQDKLDVIEVYSTDSQIIKYGLKLLQDDKHLFPPYQGAPLLREETLKQHPELEGILNKLHNKITATEMATMNYQVDVEGKSAKEVAHDFLLRQGLLK
- a CDS encoding ribosomal-processing cysteine protease Prp; amino-acid sequence: MIKIKGQVDTKGAIRQLELSGHAGAGEYGEDIVCAAVSSQVISVENSLERLVGLPYDVQVDEVAGGYLKLTVPACSNKQQEHDAQVLLRHLVYALEVLADNYPEFIHLKINQAK
- a CDS encoding FtsW/RodA/SpoVE family cell cycle protein, yielding MQKAKHPNHAKQSGQRFLAQIRYNFSRMDWWILLIVGLLSVYSLIMVYSSTQYLLENGATVPTPLHYLSRQMFGIGLGLAVSAVAICLPYRLYIEPFWLFTANGLIAFLILLTRFIGVSGGGAKSWLSFMGLNFQPGELAKIGLILLMGVLCVKSRREVLLTKERWFANMDYESVISIGLMLLDLVLIFFQPDMGMFMIISATLLLVALALIMNSKTQKGVLLALALVGVGLVTWIYTNADKLATSDQYQLRRFGSFVNPFKYAKAAGYQLVNAYIAISRGGLFGRGIGHSLTKQEGLPAGHTDYILAVIGEESGLVGLVLVVLLLSALIFLCFRWAAKSQDTFRRAVFTGIGCLLLVQSSLNIGGVSGLVPLTGVTLPFVSYGGTSMVLTMMLVGVLQVMIIEEKRVLEAQVSQVKEDYHGI
- a CDS encoding MarR family winged helix-turn-helix transcriptional regulator; this encodes MTKSPIDRRYIRLWDQQVCLFECYARRVGLQGKSLVILLWLYHSPNGCSQGYLAEKTQSTKQVVHATIKSWLAKGYVSLCSNTKDKRQKKVCLTPEGLAFAEPIISRLHAMEQAAMADFSEQELDQLVALSSRYATALEAQMKEMTL
- a CDS encoding YlbG family protein, with product MEFKMVKRKELIVWLYSLKQVKNIRKYGHVHYISDRLRYVVLYVNANQVDQVTQQLNRLHFVRKVEGSMRDDIDMTFKDAIPNRKDPDLKPESEKGNLAGQHKDNFLSDLASSLDKNEAASESGAPA
- a CDS encoding ABC transporter ATP-binding protein, which gives rise to MIRFEAVSKEFDGARALDNLTFEIEAGEFFILVGKSGSGKTTTLKMINRLIEPSQGKIYRNNQAIKDLDLRSLRLDTGYVLQQGALFPNLTVEENIELIPEMKKWPKAKRQQAVQDLMTKVGLAPDKYKGRYPSQLSGGEQQRVGILRAIISQPQLLLMDEPFSALDPVSKTQLQDLIKQLHQELGLTIVFVTHDMREALKLGDRICVMHEGQILQMADPATILAEPANETVAQFFKGGEQHA
- the rplU gene encoding 50S ribosomal protein L21, which translates into the protein MYAIIKTGGKQVKVEVGQTIFVEKLNAEAGETVTFDQVVLVGGESTKVGTPLVEGASVVAKVEKQGRAKKVVTFKYKRRKDSHRKQGHRQPYTKLVVEAINA
- the mutS gene encoding DNA mismatch repair protein MutS produces the protein MAAEAKMTPMMAQYHEIKAQYPDAFLFYRLGDFYEMFFDDALKAAKILEITLTSRNKKADNPIPMCGVPYHSAKDYIKRLIESGNKVAICEQVEDPKLTKGMVKREVVQVITPGTLIEEEALEVKENNYLVALRQEGQIFYLAAIDVSTGEIKVTQTPRQAQLFSELYALKPSEMVVDSSLDADIKDQISQQLAIYLSSFDLTDQTEVGTQWLLDQASPQEASLLNLLLAYLYSIQKQALGHLQPVVRYALADYLQMNHFAKSQLELTKSLRTGRKKGSLLWLIDHTKTAMGGRMLHQWLEKPLIDEGILRQRHQQVAQLMSAYFERLDLIAAFETVYDLERLVTRISLGTANARDVDHLRQSLGQIPHINRILDGLNASQNQVLFERLPDFQELYQLIDTVLADEPPISVTEGNIIRPGYHEELDQYRDALANGHQWLAELQQRERERTGLKTLKVGYNKVFGYYIEMSRLQSANFDDPRYIRKQTLSNAERFITEELKQLETTILGAQEKATQLEYQLFTELRQAIAAFTGQLQTLASQIASLDVLANFASLSEREDYCQPELVAEAKHFQLEASRHPALEKLIGKAAFVPNDFVLLPDQPLLLLTGPNMSGKSTYMRQIAFCVILNQIGCFVPAKSAKLPIVDKIFTRIGASDDISSGQSTFMVEMMETNVALREATPRSLLLFDEIGRGTATFDGMALAEAILYYLAQEVQAATVFSTHYHELTDLSTKLPVLRNIHVGATEQKGQVVFLHKILEGAADKSYGIHVAKLAGLPQSLLVQSQEVLQELESNSQWLRRQEPESDGQLSLFDLPATKPSPKVLREDQERVLKQLADLDINQLTPLQALEGLAAMQDQLK
- the rpmA gene encoding 50S ribosomal protein L27; protein product: MLKLNLQLFAHKKGGGSTSNGRDSRAKRLGAKAADGQTITGGSILYRQRGTKIHPGVNVGKGGDDTLFALVDGVVRFERKGRDKKQVSVYPVAVEA